Proteins encoded in a region of the Elizabethkingia bruuniana genome:
- a CDS encoding c-type cytochrome: protein MPKMKKNFLKIAGILSVGVITLNSCGDKTEPPLVYFPDMYFPVAYDPLMKAQDPYSDHENEIPAFASRNGQTGLSPVDGTVAQNKDGVLPSEAPKNTEDYNRLYDESKKITSSPLNPANKEKDLERGKKLFDHTCAACHGTGGDGKGPIVESGAYSGVPNYADREITVGSVHYVLENGRNNMGSYAGQLNAGDRWRVAMYVMNEFKKQAAAPAAAENKDAAAKDAPADNANTKK, encoded by the coding sequence ATGCCTAAAATGAAAAAGAACTTTTTAAAAATAGCAGGTATCCTTAGCGTTGGAGTAATTACCTTAAATTCTTGCGGGGATAAAACTGAACCGCCTTTAGTATACTTCCCGGACATGTATTTTCCGGTAGCATATGACCCGTTAATGAAAGCTCAGGATCCTTATTCAGATCATGAGAACGAAATTCCGGCATTTGCATCAAGAAATGGACAAACAGGTTTATCTCCTGTAGATGGAACTGTAGCTCAAAATAAAGATGGTGTGTTACCATCTGAAGCTCCAAAAAATACGGAAGATTATAACAGACTATACGATGAGTCCAAAAAAATAACTTCTTCTCCTTTAAATCCTGCTAATAAAGAGAAGGATTTAGAAAGAGGAAAGAAACTATTTGATCATACATGTGCTGCTTGTCATGGTACAGGTGGTGATGGTAAAGGTCCTATCGTAGAATCTGGTGCTTATAGTGGTGTTCCTAACTATGCAGACAGAGAAATCACTGTAGGTTCTGTACATTATGTATTGGAAAACGGACGTAACAACATGGGATCTTACGCTGGTCAGTTAAATGCTGGTGACAGATGGAGAGTAGCAATGTACGTTATGAACGAATTTAAAAAACAAGCGGCGGCTCCGGCGGCGGCTGAAAATAAAGATGCTGCGGCTAAAGATGCTCCGGCTGATAATGCTAATACTAAAAAATAA
- a CDS encoding S41 family peptidase, with the protein MKNLNKLSLVSLIGLLFFTSCTRDTISTDNGNGTSTPENDFVWKGLNSWYYWQKDVSVLADGYNKTAEYFKLVNGKSPDKLFYDLLYQYPVIDRFSWIENNGVIQEKALAGLNAADKSSGLNYTIFSTDNTGSLIGLVNYVVPGSPADQQGVKRGDAITKIGGSKLNTSNYAGLRNDSYTITIEKATRDEKNLIVLSNPRDVTLSKVDMNENPVIPYKLFKMNGKNIAYLAYNGFKADYNGELNDEFAKMKQDNVTELILDLRYNGGGSVETAVALGEMITGQTNKPYVALKFNDKHTKENETKVMKNTVPLYAKGDTRTPINAGIPVNILGTIKKLYVLTTKGTASASELTIDALRPYIDVFTIGETTYGKFVGSITLYDSPNDDYISYNNRSKSHNWTMQPIVFAYSNSRNDQHPANSAGFSPDYSMDASTYFGRIKEFGDTSDPALAKALEQITGQQPVAKAMLSASIGKVSLKLPAEIGMTFIGSNKTLTPYGTDVYINNFKQK; encoded by the coding sequence ATGAAAAATTTAAATAAATTATCCTTAGTTTCTTTAATAGGACTTCTCTTTTTTACATCTTGCACAAGAGATACTATATCGACAGATAATGGTAATGGAACTTCAACTCCTGAGAATGATTTTGTATGGAAAGGACTTAATTCTTGGTATTATTGGCAGAAAGATGTTTCGGTACTTGCAGATGGATATAATAAAACGGCTGAATACTTTAAGCTTGTTAATGGAAAGTCTCCGGATAAATTATTTTACGATTTGCTTTATCAATACCCAGTAATTGACAGGTTCTCTTGGATTGAAAATAACGGTGTAATACAAGAAAAGGCTTTGGCCGGTCTTAATGCTGCAGATAAAAGTTCAGGATTAAACTATACTATTTTTTCTACAGATAATACAGGAAGTCTTATTGGATTAGTGAATTATGTTGTTCCCGGATCTCCTGCAGATCAGCAAGGAGTAAAAAGAGGCGATGCAATTACTAAGATTGGCGGAAGTAAACTTAATACAAGTAATTATGCAGGTTTACGAAATGATAGCTACACCATTACTATTGAGAAAGCTACTAGAGATGAAAAAAATTTAATAGTGCTTAGTAACCCAAGGGACGTTACTTTATCAAAAGTTGATATGAATGAAAATCCTGTGATTCCGTATAAGCTTTTTAAAATGAATGGTAAAAATATAGCTTATTTAGCATACAATGGTTTTAAAGCAGACTATAATGGAGAGTTAAATGATGAGTTTGCCAAAATGAAACAAGATAATGTTACGGAGTTAATATTGGATTTGAGGTATAATGGTGGAGGATCTGTAGAAACTGCAGTTGCCTTAGGTGAAATGATAACCGGCCAGACCAACAAGCCATATGTAGCGCTTAAATTCAATGATAAGCATACTAAGGAGAATGAGACGAAGGTTATGAAGAATACAGTTCCTCTTTATGCTAAAGGAGATACCAGAACTCCAATTAATGCAGGAATTCCAGTTAATATATTGGGAACCATAAAGAAATTATATGTGCTTACAACAAAAGGAACAGCTTCTGCAAGTGAACTGACCATAGATGCACTTAGGCCATACATAGATGTTTTTACAATCGGAGAAACAACCTATGGTAAATTTGTAGGTTCTATTACTTTATATGATTCGCCAAATGATGACTATATTTCTTATAATAACAGAAGTAAGTCACATAACTGGACTATGCAGCCAATTGTCTTTGCATATTCGAACTCCAGAAATGATCAACATCCTGCTAATAGTGCCGGATTCTCACCTGACTATTCTATGGATGCAAGCACATATTTTGGAAGAATAAAAGAGTTTGGTGATACCTCAGATCCTGCTCTGGCGAAAGCTCTGGAACAAATAACCGGGCAACAGCCTGTTGCTAAAGCTATGTTATCTGCTTCCATAGGGAAGGTTAGTCTTAAACTGCCTGCCGAAATAGGGATGACTTTTATAGGAAGTAATAAAACGCTTACGCCTTATGGTACGGATGTTTACATTAACAACTTCAAGCAGAAATAA
- a CDS encoding S41 family peptidase, which translates to MRFINKLLFVSVTGAMLLTSCNRNNPDPVEPEKAKEENDFVWRGLNSWYYWQEKVPELADSFKNSAQYVSTINSKTPDALFYSLLYQYRTIDRNSWIISDIDKQLANSNGVSKSNGMDFTIYSKVPNGDTKVGIVNYVVPNSPAYTAGIKRGDVITRVNGAILNNFNYGQLLSDSFSVTFAQSASGDPGSGVITTTGEKPAITLTAVDNLVEHAVAAQQVFTEGNKKIGYLVYNAFQNSNSELVTAFGNLKSQGVTDLILDLRYNGGGFVDTAVSLGGLITGQFSNSPFVIMDFNKKHLEENETKYLGSEAGSLNLSKIYVLTSGGTASASELTIDCLRRYISVITVGEETYGKFVGSNTIYDSPTMYSSAGRNLSHNWALQPITFAYYNKDRVAPQVGSKGGLLPNYVIQPAQYAGQLKEFGDRSDAALDSAIKLATGQLQPSAASAIASTRSRGAYSLASGADSFIASKRTMTPFGTDVYTKPKNR; encoded by the coding sequence ATGAGATTTATAAATAAATTATTGTTTGTTTCTGTTACCGGGGCAATGCTTCTTACTTCATGTAACAGAAATAATCCGGATCCTGTGGAACCTGAAAAGGCAAAAGAGGAGAATGATTTTGTTTGGAGAGGGCTCAATTCCTGGTATTACTGGCAGGAAAAAGTTCCGGAACTTGCAGATAGTTTTAAAAATTCTGCACAATATGTGAGCACTATCAATAGTAAAACGCCGGATGCTTTATTTTACAGTCTTCTTTATCAGTACAGAACTATTGATAGAAATTCATGGATTATATCTGATATAGATAAGCAATTAGCAAATTCTAATGGAGTATCTAAAAGCAACGGAATGGATTTTACAATTTATTCTAAAGTTCCGAACGGAGATACAAAAGTGGGTATTGTAAATTATGTTGTTCCAAACTCTCCAGCTTATACAGCGGGAATTAAAAGAGGAGATGTTATTACAAGGGTTAATGGAGCAATTCTTAACAATTTTAATTATGGCCAGCTATTAAGTGATAGTTTCAGTGTTACTTTTGCTCAGAGTGCTAGTGGAGATCCTGGCTCTGGTGTAATAACAACTACCGGTGAAAAGCCTGCAATTACACTTACAGCTGTGGATAATCTTGTAGAGCATGCGGTTGCCGCTCAACAGGTTTTTACAGAAGGCAATAAAAAGATTGGTTATCTTGTTTACAACGCATTTCAGAATAGTAATAGTGAACTTGTTACAGCATTTGGAAATTTAAAAAGCCAGGGAGTTACAGATCTTATTTTGGATTTAAGATATAATGGTGGAGGCTTTGTAGATACGGCGGTATCACTTGGTGGCCTTATAACCGGTCAGTTCTCAAATTCTCCGTTTGTTATTATGGATTTTAATAAGAAACATCTGGAAGAAAATGAGACTAAATATTTAGGTTCAGAAGCGGGTAGTTTAAATCTGAGTAAAATTTATGTTCTTACAAGTGGTGGAACTGCATCGGCAAGTGAACTGACGATAGACTGTCTGCGCCGCTATATCAGTGTAATTACAGTAGGAGAGGAAACTTATGGTAAGTTTGTAGGATCTAATACGATATATGACTCTCCGACGATGTATTCCTCTGCAGGAAGAAATTTGTCTCATAACTGGGCATTACAGCCTATTACATTTGCATACTACAATAAAGATCGTGTAGCGCCACAAGTGGGATCGAAAGGTGGATTACTGCCAAACTATGTTATTCAGCCTGCACAATATGCCGGACAACTTAAAGAGTTTGGTGACAGATCAGATGCCGCCCTAGACAGTGCCATAAAATTAGCGACAGGACAGCTCCAGCCATCTGCAGCTAGTGCAATAGCCTCTACAAGAAGCCGTGGTGCTTATTCTCTTGCTTCCGGAGCTGATTCTTTTATTGCCAGTAAAAGAACGATGACTCCTTTCGGTACAGATGTATATACGAAACCTAAAAATAGATAA
- a CDS encoding tetratricopeptide repeat protein, translating to MTKNNNSGKETVEFFEDLDKRNLNSEKFIERYSKQIGIALGVILLGILGYFAYDQFVLGPKNEEATTEFLAAQKNLSQGKEDVALGGKSAANPGFIGTYNEYSGTKVGKLAAYNAAVLEFKKGNFQKAYDMMDNFSSSNKILMALKYGVMGDCLANLNKGDDALSQFEKAVSSSDDDYTSYYFTRKAGLLSLSLKKNDAAKKYFSSIEEKYKDYDNGASDAYIEMVKYY from the coding sequence ATGACTAAAAATAATAACAGCGGAAAAGAAACTGTAGAGTTTTTCGAAGATTTGGACAAAAGAAATCTGAATTCTGAAAAATTCATTGAAAGATACTCAAAGCAAATTGGGATTGCACTAGGTGTTATCCTTCTTGGTATCTTAGGTTACTTTGCTTATGACCAATTTGTATTAGGTCCGAAAAATGAAGAAGCAACAACTGAATTCCTTGCTGCACAGAAAAATCTTAGCCAAGGAAAAGAAGACGTAGCCCTTGGTGGAAAGTCTGCTGCTAATCCTGGATTTATTGGAACTTATAATGAGTATTCCGGAACCAAAGTAGGTAAACTTGCTGCTTACAATGCTGCTGTTTTAGAATTTAAAAAAGGGAATTTCCAGAAAGCATATGATATGATGGACAATTTCAGTTCTTCCAACAAAATTCTTATGGCTCTTAAATATGGTGTAATGGGCGATTGTCTTGCTAACCTTAACAAAGGTGACGATGCTCTTTCTCAGTTTGAAAAAGCGGTAAGCTCTTCAGATGATGATTATACATCATACTACTTTACAAGAAAAGCAGGTCTTCTTTCTTTATCTTTAAAAAAGAACGACGCTGCTAAAAAATACTTCTCTTCAATTGAAGAAAAATATAAAGATTATGACAATGGAGCATCTGATGCTTATATTGAAATGGTAAAATATTATTAA
- a CDS encoding GNAT family N-acetyltransferase, which translates to MEFPVLETERLILRQLTQADAEDMFEYFSKDEVTEYYDLYTFKGVDEAEKLIQDFNKSFDNKSGIRWAIQLKENAKMIGTCGYHNWAHEHFKIEMGYELNPLYWRKHYMEEAIAAILPYAFSEMNIHRVEAFTDPDNLASERLLLKLHFKEEGLLKDFFFEKGRFVDAKIFGLVP; encoded by the coding sequence ATGGAATTTCCTGTTTTAGAAACCGAAAGACTTATTCTGCGTCAACTTACTCAGGCCGATGCCGAAGATATGTTTGAATACTTCTCGAAAGATGAGGTTACAGAGTATTACGATCTGTATACTTTTAAAGGGGTTGACGAAGCAGAAAAACTGATTCAGGATTTTAATAAAAGCTTTGACAATAAGAGCGGCATCCGCTGGGCAATTCAGCTAAAAGAAAATGCTAAGATGATCGGAACCTGTGGTTATCATAACTGGGCTCACGAGCATTTTAAAATAGAGATGGGGTATGAGCTGAATCCTTTATACTGGCGAAAACATTATATGGAAGAAGCAATAGCTGCTATCCTTCCTTATGCTTTTTCAGAAATGAATATCCATAGAGTAGAAGCGTTCACTGACCCCGATAATCTTGCTTCAGAGAGGCTATTGCTGAAACTGCATTTTAAAGAAGAAGGATTGCTTAAAGATTTCTTCTTTGAAAAAGGAAGATTTGTAGATGCAAAAATATTTGGACTAGTACCATAG
- a CDS encoding adenine phosphoribosyltransferase, with protein MASESLIQKLEATIENIPDFPKPGIQFKDITPVFLNPKLYEEVIDDLANFSRGKVDVVCGIESRGFLFGIALAVKLEVPFILIRKKGKLPPPFISQKYDLEYGSSEIEMKADQLKAGQRVLIHDDLLATGGTTEAAAKLVEKQGAVVSQFSFLIGLDFLNGEEKLRPFNAEVYKILSY; from the coding sequence ATGGCATCTGAAAGCTTAATCCAAAAGCTAGAAGCAACAATTGAAAATATTCCAGACTTCCCGAAACCAGGAATACAGTTCAAGGATATTACACCTGTATTTCTAAATCCAAAACTCTATGAGGAGGTAATTGATGATTTAGCTAATTTCAGCCGTGGGAAAGTAGATGTTGTATGCGGAATCGAAAGCCGTGGCTTTTTATTCGGAATTGCTTTGGCTGTAAAGCTGGAAGTTCCTTTTATTCTGATCCGGAAAAAAGGAAAATTACCTCCACCTTTTATTTCTCAAAAATATGATCTGGAATATGGTTCTTCTGAAATAGAAATGAAAGCCGATCAGCTAAAAGCCGGACAACGGGTTCTTATCCATGATGATCTGCTTGCTACAGGTGGTACGACTGAGGCAGCAGCAAAACTTGTAGAAAAGCAAGGAGCTGTCGTTTCTCAGTTTAGTTTCTTAATTGGGCTGGATTTTCTGAATGGAGAAGAAAAACTTCGTCCGTTCAATGCTGAAGTTTATAAAATCCTTTCATACTAG
- a CDS encoding neutral zinc metallopeptidase, producing the protein MKWTDERGGNVEDRRGMGGGGMMVGGGLGTLIIAAIIFFLGGDPSAILNSGGSATPVRTEQRQPSSEQDKQLYELVSMLDAWNTKTWTQIFQENGMKYVAPKIIMFSNSTNSGCGPAQSAMGPFYCPADQSVYVDMSFFNELQSRYGAKVSEFTVAYVLGHEIGHHVQTLLGTTQKVDQLRRSGRYSEAEMNRVSVAVELQADFYAGLWAKKNNERVQGGILEPGDIESAVSAAQAVGDDNIQKRSSGYVNQESFTHGSSAQRVEWFMKGYNTGDIKQGDTFNALLR; encoded by the coding sequence ATGAAATGGACTGACGAAAGAGGAGGAAATGTAGAAGACCGCCGCGGTATGGGCGGTGGTGGAATGATGGTTGGCGGTGGCTTAGGCACTCTGATCATTGCCGCTATTATATTCTTCCTGGGCGGAGATCCTTCTGCTATACTTAATTCCGGAGGCTCTGCAACTCCTGTACGTACAGAACAACGCCAGCCATCCAGTGAACAGGATAAACAGCTCTACGAACTGGTAAGCATGCTGGATGCGTGGAATACTAAGACATGGACACAAATCTTCCAAGAAAATGGAATGAAATATGTTGCTCCCAAAATTATCATGTTCAGTAACAGTACAAATTCCGGATGTGGTCCTGCTCAATCTGCCATGGGGCCTTTTTACTGTCCGGCAGATCAGTCTGTATATGTAGATATGAGCTTCTTTAATGAATTACAATCCCGATACGGAGCCAAGGTAAGTGAATTTACAGTTGCTTATGTTTTAGGGCACGAGATAGGGCATCACGTACAGACTTTATTAGGAACAACACAGAAAGTAGATCAGTTAAGAAGAAGCGGGCGTTATTCGGAAGCAGAAATGAACCGTGTATCTGTAGCCGTAGAATTACAAGCAGATTTTTATGCTGGTTTATGGGCTAAAAAGAACAACGAACGTGTTCAGGGAGGGATCCTGGAACCAGGAGATATTGAATCTGCAGTAAGTGCTGCACAGGCAGTAGGAGATGATAATATCCAGAAGAGATCTTCAGGATATGTGAATCAGGAAAGCTTTACGCACGGATCATCTGCACAGCGTGTAGAATGGTTTATGAAGGGTTACAATACCGGCGATATAAAACAAGGCGACACATTCAATGCTTTGCTACGATAA
- a CDS encoding LTA synthase family protein: protein MYLKRLQPFFCLGALYILVSFILRFVFIFHPITTSNFSIWECTKVLSIGLVNDFFIFVLASSLFVLYTLFLSDSKYSKPWGKIILAIFVLAILYVAFYPNNIFKQYGGSVSEIVLAFLGIKTLLFALMLFLPRQRFAIRNILYFFAIFLYVLLIIFNAVSEYFFWNEFGVRYNFIAVDYLIYTNEVIGNIMESYPIVPLFSIIIAVTSIITWLIYKRTKENLVELPTFKQKLVLLFSYLVLATGCYFLIAPFQKIRDDNNFAEEIQSNGLYKFYYAFTHSELDYFKFYPTLAENKAEKLYLSQFVPPTMPMPVTSDSIEQHKNVVLISIESLSADFMQHYGNKDKITPFLDSLANKSLMFTNLYATGNRTVRGLEALTLNIPPTAGESIVKRENNKNKFSTGSLFKSKGYHVKFLYGGYSYFDNMEDFFKGNGYDIVDRNNFKPEEISFANVWGVADEDMAKKAIQVMNQEAQTGKPFFNHWMTVSNHRPFTYPDGRIDISGTAKSRDGGVKYTDYSLRKFFEMAKKQSWYNNTVFVIVADHCASSAGKTELPMDKYRIPAMVYVPDGSVQPQQFGKLMSQIDLMPTVFGLLNFNYTSKFLGQDVLKPAYIPRAYVATYQDLGYIKDNYLTIISPTRKVKQYQLQQKPSDLPAEFNIYYEEIPVKQPKQPFVDETIATYETVSKWLKENKLNR, encoded by the coding sequence ATGTATCTAAAAAGGTTACAGCCATTTTTCTGTCTTGGGGCATTGTATATTCTGGTGTCTTTTATTTTAAGATTCGTTTTTATTTTCCATCCTATTACAACGAGTAATTTTAGTATTTGGGAATGTACTAAAGTGCTGTCGATAGGTTTGGTTAATGATTTTTTCATCTTTGTCCTGGCCAGCTCATTATTTGTTCTTTATACACTTTTCCTCTCTGATTCTAAATACAGTAAACCCTGGGGAAAAATCATTCTTGCCATTTTTGTTCTGGCAATTTTATACGTAGCTTTTTATCCTAATAACATTTTCAAACAGTACGGAGGATCGGTTTCAGAGATTGTACTAGCATTTTTAGGCATCAAGACGCTATTATTTGCCTTAATGCTTTTCCTTCCCCGACAGAGATTCGCCATCCGAAATATTCTGTATTTCTTTGCAATTTTTCTGTATGTATTGCTTATTATTTTCAATGCTGTTAGTGAATACTTCTTCTGGAATGAATTTGGAGTCCGCTATAACTTTATTGCAGTAGACTACCTTATCTACACCAATGAGGTAATCGGCAACATTATGGAGTCCTATCCTATTGTTCCTTTATTCTCCATAATAATTGCCGTAACATCAATTATTACATGGCTTATCTATAAAAGAACAAAAGAAAACCTTGTAGAGCTCCCTACATTTAAACAAAAACTTGTTCTATTATTCTCTTATCTTGTATTAGCAACTGGTTGTTATTTTTTAATAGCACCTTTTCAGAAAATAAGAGATGATAACAATTTTGCCGAAGAGATCCAGTCTAATGGATTATATAAATTCTATTATGCATTTACGCATAGTGAACTGGATTACTTTAAATTCTATCCAACACTGGCTGAAAATAAAGCTGAAAAACTGTATCTGTCACAGTTTGTTCCGCCAACTATGCCAATGCCTGTTACAAGTGATTCTATAGAACAGCATAAGAATGTGGTTTTGATTTCCATAGAAAGTCTTTCAGCAGATTTTATGCAACACTACGGAAATAAAGATAAGATCACCCCTTTCCTGGATAGTCTGGCTAACAAAAGTTTAATGTTTACCAATCTATACGCTACAGGTAACAGAACTGTTCGCGGATTAGAAGCACTTACGCTGAATATTCCGCCAACTGCCGGAGAAAGTATTGTAAAAAGAGAAAATAATAAAAATAAATTTTCCACAGGAAGCCTTTTCAAATCCAAAGGTTATCATGTAAAATTCCTATATGGTGGCTATAGCTATTTCGATAATATGGAAGATTTTTTCAAAGGAAATGGCTATGATATTGTTGACAGAAATAACTTTAAACCAGAAGAAATAAGCTTTGCCAATGTTTGGGGTGTTGCTGATGAAGATATGGCTAAAAAAGCTATCCAGGTGATGAATCAGGAAGCCCAAACCGGAAAGCCTTTCTTTAATCATTGGATGACGGTAAGTAACCACCGTCCGTTTACTTATCCTGATGGCAGAATTGACATTTCGGGAACCGCAAAATCCCGTGATGGAGGTGTTAAATATACTGATTACTCTCTTCGGAAGTTTTTCGAGATGGCTAAAAAGCAATCCTGGTATAACAATACAGTCTTTGTTATTGTCGCCGATCACTGTGCATCCAGTGCAGGTAAAACAGAGCTTCCAATGGATAAATACCGTATCCCTGCTATGGTTTACGTTCCGGACGGATCTGTACAACCTCAGCAGTTCGGTAAACTAATGTCACAAATCGATTTAATGCCAACTGTATTTGGACTTTTAAATTTCAATTATACTTCAAAATTCCTGGGACAGGATGTTCTGAAACCAGCTTATATACCGAGAGCTTATGTAGCAACCTATCAGGATCTGGGTTATATAAAGGATAATTATTTAACCATTATCTCTCCAACCAGAAAAGTAAAACAGTACCAACTACAACAAAAACCTTCAGACCTACCGGCTGAGTTTAATATTTACTATGAAGAAATACCGGTAAAACAGCCAAAACAACCATTTGTAGATGAAACAATTGCAACTTATGAAACGGTTTCCAAATGGCTAAAGGAAAATAAACTGAACAGATAA
- the ribH gene encoding 6,7-dimethyl-8-ribityllumazine synthase, translated as MATTDLSAYKPLHITNADEMIIGIVFSEWNDFVTHNLRDGAIETLKKEGLKENNIHVFPVPGAFELSYASMQLAKTGKYDAVIAIGCVIRGETAHFDYVCSGVTQGITNINLMTDIPAIFCLLTDDNKEQSIARSGGALGNKGIEAAVTAMEMVEFKKNLSK; from the coding sequence ATGGCAACAACTGATCTTTCAGCTTATAAGCCACTCCATATAACAAATGCCGATGAAATGATTATCGGCATTGTTTTTTCTGAGTGGAATGATTTTGTAACTCATAACCTTCGTGACGGAGCAATTGAAACTCTGAAAAAGGAAGGTTTAAAAGAAAATAACATCCATGTATTTCCTGTTCCGGGTGCTTTTGAATTAAGTTATGCTTCTATGCAACTAGCAAAAACCGGGAAGTATGATGCAGTCATTGCTATCGGGTGTGTAATTCGTGGAGAAACGGCTCATTTTGACTACGTATGTTCCGGAGTGACCCAAGGTATCACCAACATCAATTTAATGACAGATATACCCGCTATCTTTTGTTTATTGACAGATGATAACAAAGAGCAATCTATTGCCAGAAGCGGCGGAGCATTAGGTAATAAAGGTATTGAAGCTGCTGTTACAGCAATGGAGATGGTTGAATTCAAAAAGAACCTGAGCAAATAA
- a CDS encoding NTF2-like transpeptidase — translation MRYLKYLFLMSFLFLVSCKKDKVDGESLKSFQSSVNDMASSLTTIKQIKFNEALYIIKKFGTNTEGDIDQMNATAKLLNGKNVAEILALADSIAQKQGIEWASTAPPSLGEMNIFEESKPTEVDPNDIQASGISLSVQPASVDSISGPKALMIIPRLVDAQGNKIEFSNAALETVLEVSSGGTKISTSKNLMVNNNFKGFYLKLSSLPFDRIMDNTIDVKVSVKTAKKTLQMTKTGISLNPNALNKPVITEPTEPVTNPDGTITNPDGTTTPATNPDGTTTPPVAPVETPKPLADPKASVSKFIGSIGAKNLKAAYEMSNNPSWGSYESFSNANSGFGAIKSISVKSVNTANKTADQATVNANYTVTDNAGKNTDLNVTYTLKASADGWKITGYKINSAK, via the coding sequence ATGAGATACCTTAAATATCTTTTCTTAATGTCGTTTTTATTTCTTGTAAGTTGTAAGAAAGACAAAGTTGACGGTGAGTCGCTAAAATCATTTCAGAGTAGTGTAAATGATATGGCCTCTTCCCTAACTACCATTAAACAGATAAAGTTTAATGAGGCGTTATACATCATCAAGAAATTCGGAACCAATACAGAGGGAGATATCGATCAGATGAATGCAACAGCAAAACTACTTAACGGGAAGAATGTTGCCGAAATTCTTGCATTAGCAGATAGTATTGCACAAAAGCAGGGAATTGAATGGGCAAGTACTGCTCCTCCTTCATTAGGTGAAATGAATATCTTCGAAGAAAGCAAACCTACAGAGGTAGACCCGAATGATATTCAGGCTTCTGGTATCAGCCTTTCTGTACAACCTGCAAGCGTAGATTCAATTTCGGGACCTAAAGCCCTTATGATTATTCCTCGCTTAGTAGATGCACAAGGGAATAAAATAGAATTTAGTAATGCTGCATTAGAAACAGTACTGGAAGTATCAAGTGGCGGTACCAAAATATCAACCTCCAAAAATTTGATGGTTAATAATAACTTCAAAGGTTTTTATCTAAAGCTAAGCTCTTTACCTTTCGACAGAATAATGGATAACACCATTGATGTAAAAGTAAGTGTAAAAACGGCTAAGAAAACATTGCAGATGACTAAGACAGGAATATCTCTTAATCCTAATGCTCTGAATAAACCTGTAATTACCGAACCAACAGAACCTGTAACCAATCCTGATGGTACGATTACAAATCCTGACGGGACAACAACTCCAGCAACCAATCCGGACGGAACTACAACTCCTCCTGTTGCTCCAGTAGAAACTCCGAAACCATTGGCTGATCCAAAAGCATCAGTTTCCAAATTTATCGGAAGCATAGGGGCAAAAAATCTAAAAGCTGCTTACGAAATGTCTAATAACCCAAGCTGGGGATCTTATGAATCTTTCTCAAATGCAAATTCTGGTTTTGGAGCTATAAAATCTATCAGTGTAAAATCTGTAAATACAGCTAACAAAACAGCTGATCAGGCAACTGTAAATGCCAACTATACTGTAACAGACAATGCTGGTAAAAATACAGATCTGAATGTGACTTACACACTGAAAGCATCAGCCGACGGTTGGAAAATTACTGGTTATAAAATAAATTCTGCAAAATAA
- a CDS encoding DUF3341 domain-containing protein, with protein sequence MSTTKRIYGLYGDDDDLMHGVKLFRDKGIEIAEVYTPFPVHGLDKALGLKKTRISDAAFIYACYGVSIGALTTWYMMNHDWPQVIGGKPNFDWAHNMPAFVVPMFELMVFCAAHLMSLTYLVRNKMYPGAKPQNPDPRTTDDKFLIEFVSDDVETIKQLLVDTGVEEITIKDA encoded by the coding sequence ATGAGCACCACTAAAAGAATATACGGCCTTTATGGCGACGATGACGATTTAATGCACGGTGTTAAATTGTTCAGAGATAAAGGAATTGAAATTGCTGAAGTTTATACTCCGTTCCCTGTTCACGGGTTAGATAAAGCTTTAGGGTTGAAAAAAACCAGAATTTCAGATGCTGCGTTTATCTATGCTTGTTATGGTGTAAGTATCGGAGCATTGACAACATGGTACATGATGAACCACGACTGGCCTCAGGTTATTGGTGGTAAACCAAACTTCGATTGGGCACACAACATGCCGGCTTTCGTAGTACCAATGTTCGAGTTAATGGTTTTCTGTGCTGCGCACTTAATGTCACTAACTTACTTAGTAAGAAATAAAATGTATCCTGGTGCTAAACCTCAGAATCCGGATCCAAGAACTACGGATGATAAATTCTTAATTGAATTTGTATCTGATGATGTGGAAACGATCAAGCAATTGCTTGTGGATACAGGAGTTGAAGAAATAACAATTAAAGATGCCTAA